CTAAGAGCAGTATAGACGAAATAAGTTTGCACTATGCCAAGAAAAAACTAAGGCATCAACCATAAAGTTGATGCTTACCCAATTTAATAAGGTTCTTTAAATATCACTCCAATTATAGAAAGTATTTTTCTTTATTTAACAATTTATTTATGCAAATACATAAAAGGCAGTTTTAATTAACATGCTATCTTAAGAAAATTGAACGGAGTGAAACTATGGCAACCACAGAAGTCCCTATCTCAAAGAAATTTAGTGAAAACATTGATTACCTGTTAAAAGAGATGCACATTGAAAAGAACTTTGATATCATTTACCGCAAATTAGAGTACGGCGGCAAAGATTTCGGCTTGTTTTTTGTGGATGGATTTGCCAAAGATGATGTATTGCTGCTTATAATGAGGGAATTAAAGCGCCTTACTTCCAGCGACCTAAGAACAAACACCATTGATAAATTGGTGCAAACCTTTATTCCTTACATTGAGGTTGAGACCACCGAAGATTTAGAAGAGGTGATAGGGCAAATACTGGCCGGACAAGCGGCATTAATAGTGGACGGCTGTACCCAAGCCCTTTTAATTGATATACGTGAATACCCGGTCCGTTCCCCTGAAGAGCCTGACATTGAAAGGGTGGTTAGGGGACCCCGGGACGGCTTTGTGGAAACAATTGTTTTTAACTGTACCTTAATCCGCAGAAGAATAAGAGATCGTTCTTTGGTAATGGAATATATTCAAGTGGGCAAGCGCTCGCAAACCGACATTGCCCTTGCATATATTGACAGCATAGCTGATCCTGAACTGGTAAAAAGACTAAAAAAGCAGTTGGAAGATATTGATGTTTCCGGCCTTTCGATGGGTGAGAAAACCCTGGAGGAATTCATATTTGGCAAAAATCTGAACCCCTATCCTATGGTACGATACAGCGAAAGGGCTGATACCTGTGCAGTTCACCTGCAGGAGGGGCATGTATTAATAATAGTGGACGGCACACCCAGTGTAATGATTTGCCCCACCACCTTTTGGCATCACCTGCAGCATGCCGAAGAATACCGTCAAAAACCCATAGTGGGTGCCTTTTTGCGTTGGGTTAGATTTATAGCAGTGGCAGCTTCATTATTTTTACTTCCACTTTGGTATTTATTTGCCACCAACCAGCATTTACTGCCGGCAAGCCTTAAATTTATCGGTCCGGAAGAGGTGGGGCAAATACCCTTATTTTGGCAGTTTATAATTGCTGAAATCGGTATAGAAGTATTAAGAATGGCAGCCATACATACCCCCAACGCCTTGGCAACCGCCCTTGGCTTAGTGGCCGCCCTATTAATCGGTGAAATAGCCGTTGAGGTGGGGCTATTAACCAGCGAAGTGATTTTATACTTAGCCGTAGCAGTAACAGGAACCTTCGCCACACCCAGTTATGAGTTGAGCTTAGCCAACCGCATTTCAAGGTTGTTATTTCTAATAAGTACGGCGATATTTGGTCTGTACGGCCTAATAGGAGCAGTGCTGCTTTGGTTTATACTGCTGGCATCAACAAAAACCTTAAATGTACCCTACATGTGGCCACTAATACCCTTTAATGCAAAAGCTATGTTTGTAGTGCTGTTCCGTGTTCCTATTCCCATGAAACTTGAAAGGCCCAGTATTCTAAACCCCCAAGATAAAACCAATGATTAAAGGTATCAAAAAGCCCTCCGGAAATCTTGAAAATCCCGGAGGGCTTTATCTTTATTGGTGGGCGGGAGAAGAATTGAACTTCCGACCTCTTGCGTGTCAAGCAAGCGTTCTCCCACTGAACTACCCGCCCAATATCTTTGAAGTGCATATAATATTATGCTATATATGCACTTCAAAGTCAAGGATATTTAATTGGCCATTCCCTGCCTTAGTTTAAACCACAATCCCTGTTCTTTGACCCGTTCAGTGGCCAACAAAGGCACCTGTTTTAATACTTTTCCATTATATAATACGGCAGCATGTCCCAGTTGTTGGCCCTTTTCCACCGGTGCAGGGACACTGCCGGGCATGTAAACCTTTAATTCTACCTTGCCCCCATCCTTAGGTGCATCAACCACTATGTCATCACCGGCTTCCACTGCAACATCACTGTGCACACCGCTTTCAACCTGCACAGCTCCAAGAACTTCCCCCTTTTCTACTGCCCTTTGCTCTTCAAACTCATTAAAGCCATATTCCAACAATGCCGCAGCATCCTCATACCTGTTTCTGCTGTGCAGCACCACTGCTATCAGCTGCTGACCGTTTCTGGTGGCCGAAGCAATCAAACAATTGCCCGCCCGGGCGGTGGTGCCGGTTTTCACCCCGTCTATCCCGGGGTAATCGCTGCGCAGCAAGCGGTTGGTATTGCGAACATCCATTTTACGCCCATTTTCAGCCCAGTGAATGGTGGCTTCCTTAGTGCTTACCAGCTCTGCAAAAGCATCATTTTTCAGCGCATAACGGGTAATCAGTGCTAAGTCGTAGGCAGTGGAATAATGGTTTGGCACCGAGTAGCCATTGGTATTTACAAATCTGGTGTTAACTGCCCCAATGGCCAAGGCCTTTTGATTCATAAGTTTTACAAAATTATCATGATTGCCACCCAGGTGTTCAGCAATGGCAATGGTGGAGTCATTGGCCGAGAACAGTGCTGCAGCTTTAGTAAGATCGCCCAGACTTATCTTCTCTTCTGCCCGCAGATTAATTTGTGAGCCCACAGAAATATTTTCTGCCCTTTTGCTCACCGTCACAATTTCATTGGCATCGCCCAGCTCTAAGGCCAGAATGATTGTCATCACCTTTGTTAAACTGGCAGGTGAGCGCTGTTTATCAGGGTTTTTAGCATAATAAACTTGACCCGTTTTGGCATCCATTAACACCGCCGCATCGGCGGTCACCTTAGGGCTGGCTGCAGCTATATCGGGATAAGCCATTAAAACGGCCAAAAGGGCCAGCAAGGAATAAACCTGTATTTTTTTAATTGTCAATTTACTTGTCCCCCCCCAAGCTTATTTTTACTAGGGCCGTCCATATTTATTAACAATATTAATTCCATTTTTTAACACAGTAACTTAGTGCTAAGGTTACCACTAGCAAAATATGTATAAATAGAATCCAATATAAATAAGGGTGGTGTAATTTTTGAGAGTTTGGACCTTTAACTTTTACAAATGGCGAAAACGGTTACCTATTATGGCTGCCTTTGTTGCGGTGGCAGTTATGCTTTCGGTGGTTATTTTTCACAGCCCCACAGATGACATTGCCGTAACTGGAGACACAGCGGTAAAGCAACAGCAGGCAGCCTACTACCGGGTAAAGACAGAAGAAAAGGTGGCAGCTTTAACCTTTGACTGGAGTTACGGAGAAAAGGTGGCGGTGCCAGTATTGGATATCCTGAAGGAAAGGGATGTTAAATGTACATTTTTTTTATCCGGCCCGGCATCCCTAAAGTACCCGGAAATATCTAAGCGTATAGCTAAAGACGGCCATGAGGTGGCCAGTCACGGCAACGAGCATGTGGATCTTGACAAATTGTCTAAGAAAGAAATTCAAAAAAACATAATGGAAGCACATAAAAGTATTAAAGAGGCCACCGGTCATGAAGCAAACTTAATCCGCTGTCCCAACGGGGCTTGGAAGGGGTCGGTATTAGAAGCCGCCAATGAAATCGGGTATACCGTCATTCAATGGGACACAGACTCACTGGATTGGTTTAAAGACCGCAGTTCTGCACAAATTGCCG
This sequence is a window from Desulfofalx alkaliphila DSM 12257. Protein-coding genes within it:
- a CDS encoding polysaccharide deacetylase family protein, which produces MRVWTFNFYKWRKRLPIMAAFVAVAVMLSVVIFHSPTDDIAVTGDTAVKQQQAAYYRVKTEEKVAALTFDWSYGEKVAVPVLDILKERDVKCTFFLSGPASLKYPEISKRIAKDGHEVASHGNEHVDLDKLSKKEIQKNIMEAHKSIKEATGHEANLIRCPNGAWKGSVLEAANEIGYTVIQWDTDSLDWFKDRSSAQIADQVLKNVSPGDIILMHASDVCDRTPDALPTILDGLKEKGYKLVTVSELLKYGPGTTD
- a CDS encoding spore germination protein, with translation MATTEVPISKKFSENIDYLLKEMHIEKNFDIIYRKLEYGGKDFGLFFVDGFAKDDVLLLIMRELKRLTSSDLRTNTIDKLVQTFIPYIEVETTEDLEEVIGQILAGQAALIVDGCTQALLIDIREYPVRSPEEPDIERVVRGPRDGFVETIVFNCTLIRRRIRDRSLVMEYIQVGKRSQTDIALAYIDSIADPELVKRLKKQLEDIDVSGLSMGEKTLEEFIFGKNLNPYPMVRYSERADTCAVHLQEGHVLIIVDGTPSVMICPTTFWHHLQHAEEYRQKPIVGAFLRWVRFIAVAASLFLLPLWYLFATNQHLLPASLKFIGPEEVGQIPLFWQFIIAEIGIEVLRMAAIHTPNALATALGLVAALLIGEIAVEVGLLTSEVILYLAVAVTGTFATPSYELSLANRISRLLFLISTAIFGLYGLIGAVLLWFILLASTKTLNVPYMWPLIPFNAKAMFVVLFRVPIPMKLERPSILNPQDKTND
- a CDS encoding D-alanyl-D-alanine carboxypeptidase family protein encodes the protein MTIKKIQVYSLLALLAVLMAYPDIAAASPKVTADAAVLMDAKTGQVYYAKNPDKQRSPASLTKVMTIILALELGDANEIVTVSKRAENISVGSQINLRAEEKISLGDLTKAAALFSANDSTIAIAEHLGGNHDNFVKLMNQKALAIGAVNTRFVNTNGYSVPNHYSTAYDLALITRYALKNDAFAELVSTKEATIHWAENGRKMDVRNTNRLLRSDYPGIDGVKTGTTARAGNCLIASATRNGQQLIAVVLHSRNRYEDAAALLEYGFNEFEEQRAVEKGEVLGAVQVESGVHSDVAVEAGDDIVVDAPKDGGKVELKVYMPGSVPAPVEKGQQLGHAAVLYNGKVLKQVPLLATERVKEQGLWFKLRQGMAN